The sequence below is a genomic window from Acidimicrobiales bacterium.
GGAGCACGTCAACCGGATCGGTCCCGATGCCGCTCCTGAGTGGCCGAGGGGCAGCACCCCCGAGTGCTATCGGGTGGAGATCGAGGGCAGCCCGTCGATCGTCCAGGAGACGGCGTTCCGCTCGACCGAGGGCGACCCGATCGCCGGGGGCTGTCTGGCCACTGGACTGCGGGCCCTCAACGCCATCCCCGCCGTCAACGCCAGCCCGCCCGGTTGGGTGACCGCCCTCGACCTTCCCCTCATCGCCGGCCGGGGCGTCATTCGCTAGCAAGCGGATCATCTAGCATCTCGCCGTGCCCTCCGACCTCGGCCTCAAGGCGATGAACCGCGTCCACCGGATTGTGCTCGGCGCCACGGGCGGCCGGCTCGGGTGGTCAGCCTCCGGGATGCCGGTGATCGAGCTGACCACGACGGGCCGGCGGAGCGGCCAACCCCGCGCGACCATGCTGACCTCGCCCTACCAGGAGGGGTCGACGCTCGTCGTCGTGGCCTCGCGGGGCGGCGACGACCACCATCCGGCCTGGTTCCTCAACCTGCGCGACAAGCCCGATGTCACGGTGTCGGTGGGCGGCAAGCCGGCACAGCGCATGCGGGCCGAGATCGCCGGCCCGGAGGAGCGGGCCAGGTTGTGGCCTCTGGTCACCGCCGACCACCGCAACTACGCCGGCTACCAGCGAAAGACCACGCGGGAGATACCGCTGGTCCTCCTCCAGCCGATCGACGCCTGACCGTCCTGACGCCTCACAACCCGCACGACCTGCGCAGCTAGCTGGCCCCTCCGAGGGCTTCGGTGAGACGCTCCTCGTAGGCGTCGGCAAGCTCCCGAAGCTGGGCCGCAGCATCGCCGGTGAACGAGGGGCCGTGCATGAGGCC
It includes:
- a CDS encoding nitroreductase/quinone reductase family protein, which produces MPSDLGLKAMNRVHRIVLGATGGRLGWSASGMPVIELTTTGRRSGQPRATMLTSPYQEGSTLVVVASRGGDDHHPAWFLNLRDKPDVTVSVGGKPAQRMRAEIAGPEERARLWPLVTADHRNYAGYQRKTTREIPLVLLQPIDA